Proteins encoded in a region of the Methylosinus trichosporium OB3b genome:
- a CDS encoding right-handed parallel beta-helix repeat-containing protein, whose amino-acid sequence MALRFFRDAYSSLGWLLRGDARDVRGARARVYCACGALLLTTPRRSSRPQNHAENAGLVCAPRRLPTAAGAAGELARPRHIIKNASRTGISMRTNGSWSVIAHAAKQSRAMGRPLCRCVASLLALWLVATAEPSSASAPAAAARCRSIFVSPEGSDLASGDSGAAAVRTPARAIELLRALRRSGAAEGAVCLRFAPGAYPLRSPLMLDAETSGDAGASTILIAAASGAVFSGGVALPPPRVTRRGFWRWDVAGACPLEVQRSLFVNDERRMRSRTPKQGFLRVEAEVARGLETGAPRDKFSYAPEFDASRYTFDAGSEVVAFHYWSASRFPVFHIDAKNRILTVDGVTSHTDVWARFGKGEDYYFENIDRDALEPGEWAQSGTKIDYRPTSSEESERAAGRLRAVLPCTPQLLEIGDGAHDVVIDAIGFAHTGDLVRNIDRTPAQAGVSVKFAAAIAVEDASRISFDHIDVFGVASLAMSFARAAHCPVVTNSRMTDLGGGAVIIGDASDAYTPVVAAKDDPETCGVTLKNNVMSDGGKIWPGAAAVWIGDADRNKIVENDIRRFRYTGISLGWIWGGRHRTRHNVIEHNRISEIGMGAMSDLGGIYTLSDLEGSTIRHNVIDDVVARRYGGFGIYLDRGTSGVTVENNEISSVSNAGIALHMAGGNTLVGNEVCVREGLPPLLVIKPGQSPNKIEEIACPSK is encoded by the coding sequence GTGGCTCTCCGATTTTTTCGTGACGCCTATTCAAGTCTCGGCTGGCTTCTACGAGGCGATGCGAGAGATGTTCGAGGGGCGCGCGCTCGCGTTTATTGTGCGTGCGGCGCGTTACTTCTCACGACGCCGCGCCGGAGCAGCCGGCCCCAGAACCATGCGGAGAATGCCGGACTTGTCTGCGCGCCGAGGCGGCTCCCTACTGCGGCGGGCGCAGCCGGCGAGCTCGCGCGACCGCGTCACATCATCAAAAATGCTTCGAGAACAGGTATTTCGATGCGAACCAACGGAAGCTGGTCCGTCATTGCGCACGCAGCGAAGCAATCCAGAGCCATGGGGCGGCCCCTTTGTCGCTGCGTCGCTTCGCTCCTTGCGCTATGGCTCGTCGCGACAGCGGAGCCGAGCAGCGCCTCGGCGCCGGCTGCTGCAGCGCGATGTCGCTCCATATTCGTCTCGCCCGAGGGCAGCGATCTCGCCTCGGGCGACAGCGGCGCCGCAGCCGTTCGAACTCCCGCTCGCGCAATCGAACTGCTGCGCGCGCTGCGGCGATCCGGGGCCGCCGAGGGCGCCGTCTGCCTCCGCTTCGCGCCGGGCGCCTATCCGCTGCGATCCCCCTTGATGTTGGACGCCGAGACCTCCGGCGATGCGGGGGCCTCGACTATTCTCATCGCGGCCGCGTCCGGCGCGGTCTTCAGCGGCGGCGTCGCCCTTCCTCCGCCTCGGGTCACACGGCGCGGCTTCTGGCGCTGGGACGTCGCCGGGGCGTGTCCGCTCGAAGTCCAACGCTCGCTGTTCGTGAACGACGAGCGCCGGATGCGGTCGCGGACGCCGAAGCAGGGATTTCTGCGCGTGGAGGCCGAGGTCGCCCGCGGCTTGGAGACGGGTGCGCCGCGCGATAAATTTTCCTATGCGCCTGAATTCGACGCGAGCCGCTACACATTCGACGCCGGCTCGGAGGTTGTCGCCTTTCATTATTGGTCGGCGTCGCGCTTTCCTGTTTTTCACATCGATGCGAAGAACCGCATCCTGACGGTGGACGGCGTCACCAGCCATACCGACGTCTGGGCGCGCTTCGGCAAAGGCGAGGATTATTACTTCGAGAACATCGATCGCGACGCGCTGGAGCCGGGCGAATGGGCCCAGTCGGGAACGAAGATCGATTATCGTCCGACATCGAGCGAGGAGAGCGAGCGCGCGGCCGGCCGGCTTCGCGCCGTGCTGCCCTGCACGCCGCAATTGCTCGAGATCGGCGACGGAGCGCATGACGTCGTGATCGATGCGATCGGCTTCGCTCACACCGGCGACCTCGTTCGCAACATCGACCGGACGCCCGCGCAAGCGGGCGTCAGCGTGAAATTCGCTGCAGCGATCGCGGTCGAGGACGCGTCTCGCATCAGTTTCGATCACATCGACGTCTTCGGCGTCGCGAGCCTGGCGATGAGCTTCGCTCGCGCCGCCCATTGTCCTGTCGTGACCAACAGCCGCATGACCGATCTCGGCGGCGGAGCCGTCATCATCGGCGACGCTTCCGACGCCTACACGCCGGTCGTCGCCGCTAAGGATGATCCGGAAACCTGCGGCGTCACCCTGAAGAACAACGTCATGAGCGACGGCGGGAAGATTTGGCCGGGCGCCGCGGCGGTCTGGATCGGCGACGCCGACCGCAACAAGATCGTCGAGAACGACATTCGTCGATTTCGCTATACGGGCATATCGCTCGGATGGATCTGGGGCGGGCGCCACAGAACGCGCCACAATGTGATCGAGCATAACCGGATCAGCGAGATCGGCATGGGCGCGATGTCCGATCTCGGCGGCATCTATACGCTGTCCGATCTCGAGGGCAGCACGATTCGCCATAACGTCATCGATGATGTCGTCGCGCGCCGCTATGGCGGCTTCGGAATTTATCTGGACCGCGGAACCTCCGGCGTGACCGTCGAGAATAATGAGATCAGCAGCGTCTCCAATGCGGGGATCGCTCTGCACATGGCCGGCGGCAACACGCTCGTCGGCAACGAGGTATGCGTTCGCGAAGGCCTGCCGCCGCTTCTCGTGATCAAGCCCGGCCAGTCCCCGAACAAGATCGAAGAGATCGCCTGCCCGAGCAAATAG
- the mtnA gene encoding S-methyl-5-thioribose-1-phosphate isomerase, producing MRIQSRHYRTIWPHADGTVEAIDQTLLPHRFETRRLAALDDAVAAIATMVVRGAPLIGVTGAYGLALAAAADPADSAIEEAHARLAAARPTAVNLRWALDRLRALLLAAPPLERRALAFGEAAAIADEDALACEAIGDQGAALICAAAAEHPGRPVNILTHCNAGWLCAVDWGTALAPIYKAARDGVPLHVWVDETRPRNQGASLTAFELGGEGVPHTVIADNAGGHLMQHGLVDLVIVGSDRTTRRGDVCNKIGTYLKALAAHDNGVPFYVALPSSTIDWTMRDGVAEIPIEERDPSEVTHISGRAADGATTRVQLTPDGSPARNWGFDVTPARLVGALITERGVCAASEAGLRQLFPDLA from the coding sequence ATGCGCATCCAATCCCGCCATTACCGCACGATCTGGCCCCACGCCGACGGAACCGTCGAGGCGATCGACCAGACGCTGCTTCCGCATCGCTTCGAGACGCGCCGGCTCGCCGCGCTCGACGACGCCGTAGCGGCGATCGCCACAATGGTGGTGCGCGGCGCCCCGCTGATCGGCGTGACCGGAGCCTATGGTCTGGCGCTCGCCGCCGCGGCCGATCCCGCCGATAGCGCCATCGAGGAGGCGCACGCCCGGCTCGCCGCGGCGCGGCCCACCGCCGTCAATCTGCGCTGGGCGCTCGATCGGCTGCGCGCGCTGCTGCTCGCCGCCCCGCCGTTGGAACGGCGCGCGCTCGCTTTCGGCGAAGCCGCCGCCATCGCCGATGAGGACGCGCTCGCCTGCGAGGCGATCGGCGATCAGGGCGCGGCGCTGATCTGCGCCGCCGCCGCCGAGCATCCGGGCCGCCCGGTCAACATTCTCACCCATTGCAACGCCGGCTGGCTCTGCGCGGTCGATTGGGGCACGGCGCTCGCGCCCATCTACAAGGCGGCGCGCGACGGCGTTCCCCTGCATGTGTGGGTCGACGAGACCCGCCCGCGCAACCAGGGCGCGAGCCTCACCGCCTTCGAGCTCGGAGGCGAAGGCGTGCCGCATACGGTGATCGCCGACAATGCCGGCGGCCATCTGATGCAGCACGGCCTCGTCGATCTCGTCATCGTCGGCAGCGACCGCACGACGCGGCGCGGCGACGTCTGCAACAAGATCGGCACCTATCTGAAGGCGCTCGCCGCCCATGACAATGGCGTGCCCTTCTATGTCGCTCTGCCGAGCTCCACCATCGACTGGACCATGCGCGACGGCGTCGCCGAGATCCCGATCGAGGAGCGCGACCCGAGCGAGGTCACCCATATCAGCGGCCGCGCCGCCGATGGCGCGACGACGCGCGTGCAGCTGACGCCCGACGGCTCGCCGGCGCGCAATTGGGGCTTCGACGTGACGCCGGCGCGGCTCGTCGGCGCGCTGATCACCGAGCGCGGCGTCTGCGCGGCGAGCGAGGCAGGCCTGCGACAATTATTTCCCGATCTCGCCTGA
- a CDS encoding FAD-dependent oxidoreductase: MPQKIEATCVVVGGGPAGLMTGFLLARAGVDTVVIEKHADFLRDFRGDTIHPSTLEVMHELGLLERFLLLPHRKARQIAAWIGDRKIVMADFTHLPTQCGFIAFMPQWDFLDFIAGEATKLPNFRLLMSTAAEAPLETDGRVAGVRARGPEGEIEIAARLVVAADGRTSVMRTAAGLEIEQYGAPMDVLWFRLRREPEDPQETFGRIAPGRMMVMIERGAFWQCGYVIPKGGAAELRGRPIEAFRDEVAATVPFVAGRLDEISGWEKVNLLTVQVDRLKRWSRPGLLCIGDAAHAMSPVGGVGVNLAIQDAVATANLLAGPLRAGTLRDADLAAVQKRREFPARVTQRIQRIIQDRVIRNVLAADAPIEPPLPLRLFDRFPFLRRLPARLIGLGVRPEHVAGAVSSSRE, translated from the coding sequence ATGCCGCAAAAAATAGAGGCTACCTGCGTTGTCGTCGGCGGCGGACCCGCCGGGCTGATGACCGGCTTCCTGCTCGCCCGCGCCGGCGTCGACACGGTCGTCATCGAGAAGCACGCGGATTTCCTGCGCGACTTCCGCGGCGACACCATTCACCCTTCCACGCTCGAGGTGATGCACGAGCTCGGCCTGCTCGAGCGCTTTCTGCTGCTGCCGCATCGCAAGGCCCGTCAGATCGCCGCCTGGATCGGCGACCGCAAGATCGTGATGGCGGATTTCACCCATCTGCCGACGCAATGCGGCTTCATCGCCTTCATGCCGCAATGGGACTTCCTCGACTTCATCGCCGGCGAGGCGACGAAGCTGCCGAATTTCCGGCTGCTGATGTCCACCGCGGCGGAAGCGCCGCTCGAGACGGACGGCCGCGTCGCCGGCGTTCGCGCCCGCGGACCGGAGGGCGAGATCGAGATCGCCGCGCGCCTCGTCGTCGCGGCGGATGGGCGCACCTCGGTGATGCGCACGGCCGCCGGCCTGGAGATCGAGCAATATGGCGCGCCGATGGACGTGCTGTGGTTCAGGCTGCGGCGCGAGCCGGAGGACCCGCAGGAGACCTTCGGCCGCATCGCCCCGGGCCGCATGATGGTGATGATCGAGCGCGGCGCCTTTTGGCAATGCGGCTATGTGATCCCGAAGGGCGGCGCGGCCGAGCTGCGCGGCCGGCCGATCGAGGCGTTCCGCGACGAGGTCGCCGCCACCGTGCCCTTCGTGGCGGGGCGGCTCGACGAGATCTCCGGCTGGGAGAAGGTCAATCTGCTCACCGTGCAGGTGGATCGGCTGAAGCGTTGGAGCCGGCCGGGCCTCCTCTGCATCGGCGACGCCGCCCATGCGATGTCGCCGGTCGGCGGCGTCGGCGTCAATCTCGCCATTCAGGACGCGGTGGCGACGGCCAATCTCCTCGCCGGCCCGCTGCGCGCGGGAACGCTTCGCGACGCCGATCTCGCGGCCGTGCAGAAGCGCCGTGAATTTCCGGCGCGGGTGACGCAGCGCATTCAGCGAATCATCCAGGACCGCGTCATTCGCAATGTTCTCGCCGCCGACGCGCCGATCGAGCCGCCGCTGCCTTTGCGGCTATTCGACCGCTTCCCCTTCCTGCGGCGCCTGCCGGCGCGGCTCATCGGCCTCGGCGTCAGGCCGGAGCATGTCGCCGGCGCGGTCAGTTCATCGCGCGAATGA
- a CDS encoding beta-propeller fold lactonase family protein produces MIARLASPWTASLQARRRGCEPEGSRSWRGSAARAAALALALCSPAAADEAFVTNQGSGDVTIVDLATMRPAATLAIGGKPAGVAVSADGARAYVTSPEGKYLTVIDARERRALRRIALEGGPLGLAVAPDGGRVYVADMYEGRLFAVDPEAGAVVATAQVGVTPSGVAVTPDGRLILVSIRDADRIAFVDAASFRKIGEIEVGRHPFGVTIDAAGARAYTANVESDDVSVIDIAARRVAATVKVGKRPYCVALAQGRGFVTDQYAEAVSVFDLTTLAPVGEVKVGEYPEGIGASRDGKTVYVANWFTNEFWSIAADSLTVTGKAKTGDGPRAFGAFIRAMN; encoded by the coding sequence GTGATCGCTCGGCTGGCGAGCCCTTGGACCGCGAGCCTTCAGGCTCGCCGCCGTGGATGCGAGCCTGAAGGCTCGCGGTCCTGGCGCGGGTCGGCGGCGCGAGCCGCCGCTCTCGCCCTGGCCCTGTGCTCGCCGGCCGCGGCCGACGAGGCCTTCGTCACCAATCAGGGCAGCGGCGATGTGACCATCGTCGATCTCGCGACGATGCGTCCCGCGGCCACGCTCGCCATCGGCGGCAAGCCGGCCGGCGTCGCCGTCTCGGCGGACGGCGCCCGCGCCTATGTGACGAGCCCGGAAGGCAAATATCTCACGGTGATCGACGCCCGCGAGCGGCGCGCGCTGCGGCGCATCGCCCTCGAGGGCGGGCCGCTCGGCCTCGCCGTCGCGCCGGACGGCGGCCGCGTCTACGTCGCCGACATGTATGAGGGCCGCCTGTTCGCGGTCGATCCGGAGGCGGGCGCGGTGGTCGCGACGGCGCAGGTCGGCGTCACGCCCTCGGGCGTCGCGGTGACGCCGGACGGGCGGCTGATCCTCGTCTCCATCCGCGACGCCGATCGCATCGCCTTCGTCGATGCGGCGTCGTTTCGCAAGATCGGCGAGATCGAGGTCGGCCGCCATCCCTTCGGCGTCACCATCGACGCCGCCGGCGCGCGCGCCTATACGGCCAATGTCGAATCGGACGATGTGAGCGTCATCGACATCGCCGCGCGGCGCGTCGCCGCGACGGTGAAGGTCGGCAAGCGCCCCTATTGCGTCGCGCTGGCGCAGGGGCGCGGCTTCGTCACCGATCAATATGCCGAGGCGGTGAGCGTCTTCGATCTTACGACGCTCGCGCCGGTCGGCGAGGTGAAGGTCGGCGAATATCCCGAAGGGATCGGCGCCAGCCGCGACGGCAAGACCGTCTATGTCGCCAATTGGTTCACCAATGAGTTCTGGTCGATCGCCGCCGATAGCCTGACCGTGACCGGCAAGGCCAAGACCGGCGACGGCCCGCGCGCCTTCGGCGCCTTCATTCGCGCGATGAACTGA
- a CDS encoding SRPBCC family protein has protein sequence MSFVVARRAMILAALSLAAFAPASTGLAHGPSRQKVTETIEIAAPAEKVWAIVGNFQDLSWLPPVAKTEGAGGNEPGKATRHITLKNGGEIDELLTKYDAADFSLAYRIEKVDVKVLPVNNYSSTMTVKPQGDKSVVEWKGAFYRGYPNNDPPPELSDEAALAAITGLYKSGLAALKEKVESGK, from the coding sequence ATGTCGTTCGTCGTCGCGCGCCGGGCAATGATCCTGGCGGCTCTGTCGCTCGCGGCGTTCGCGCCGGCCTCGACAGGATTAGCCCATGGCCCCTCGCGCCAGAAGGTCACGGAAACGATCGAGATCGCTGCGCCGGCCGAGAAAGTCTGGGCCATCGTCGGCAATTTCCAGGATCTGAGCTGGCTGCCTCCGGTCGCCAAGACCGAAGGGGCCGGCGGCAACGAGCCGGGCAAGGCGACGCGCCACATCACGCTGAAGAATGGCGGCGAGATCGACGAGCTGCTGACCAAATATGACGCCGCCGATTTCTCGCTCGCCTATCGCATCGAGAAGGTCGACGTGAAGGTGCTGCCGGTCAACAATTATTCCTCCACGATGACGGTGAAGCCGCAGGGCGACAAGAGCGTCGTCGAATGGAAGGGCGCCTTCTACCGCGGCTATCCCAACAACGACCCGCCGCCGGAGCTCTCCGACGAGGCGGCGCTCGCGGCGATCACCGGCCTCTACAAGAGCGGCCTCGCCGCGCTCAAGGAAAAGGTCGAGAGCGGCAAGTGA